AACCGGGCCGTGGAAATATCAGGGAAAAATAATGACCGATCAGCCTACTAACAGCTTTACCAACCATGGCGGAATTATCGATTTCAAAGGAAAGTCCTACCTGTTTTACCATACCGGATTATTGCCGGCCGGAGGAAGCTACGGACGCTCAACGGCTGTAGAAGAATTCAGATATACTGCTGACGGGACTATTCCGAAGATTATAATGACCAAAGAAGGTGTAGCTCCGGCTGGAACCTTAAATCCATATCAGAGAACCGAAGCCGAAACTATGGCATGGTCGGAAAAATGCAGCACTTCCGAAAACAGGAAAACCGGAGTGTATGTCTCCGATGCCAGAGCAGGAGGGTATATCAAGGTCCGTTCGGTAGATTTTGAAAAAGGGGCTTCTGCATTTTCAGCTTCCGTTGCCGCAGGAATTGATGGCGGTATCCTGGAAGTTCATCTGGATGATATTAAAGGGCCAAAAATAGCTGAGATTGAAATTCCGAGAACCGGTGGCTGGGAAGAGTTCAAAACCCTCATCTCAAAAGTTTCAGAATCTGTTTCCGGTGTTCACGATGTATACTTTGTGTTCCAGGGCAAAAATATTACGGCAGGAAGAAAGTTATTTAATTTCGATTACTGGAGCTTTCAGAAAAAATAAAACTGACTATGAAAAATACAATACAATATATACTGGGGCTTTGTCTGATAGGCTTTTCCGAAGGCTTATCAGCGCAGAACCCTATTATTCAGACCAATTATACTGCAGACCCGGCACCAATGGTGTACAATGACAGGCTGTATGTGTACACGACACATGATGAGGATGATTCCACCTGGTTTACCATGAACGACTGGAAAGTATATTCCACCAATGATATGGTCAACTGGACAGATCACGGAACAATTCTCTCGTATAAAGATTTCGACTGGGCAAAACGTGATGCCTGGGCCGCACAATGTGTAGAAAGAAACGGAAAGTTTTTTTTATACGTTCCGATGTGGTCCAAAACCAATAACAAAGGCGCTATAGGGGTTGCCGTTGGCAACAGTCCGTTTGGACCTTTTCATGATCCGCTGGGAAAACTTCTTGTTCAGAGCGAATGGGGGGATATTGATCCCACGGTTTTTGTGGATGATGACGGACAGGCCCATATGTACTGGGGAAATCCTAAGCTTAAATACGTAAAGCTGAATGAAGATATGATCTCCTATTCCGGGAATATTACAGAAGTTCCGATGACCGAAGAATCATTTGGAAAAAGGGATGGCAAACCTAACCCGGAAAGACCTACAAAATACGAAGAAGGCCCATGGCTGTACAAAAGAAAAAACCTGTATTATCTTTTCTGGCCGGGCGGTCCGCTTCCTGAATTCATAGGATATTCTACAGGTAAAACAGCACAGGGCCCCTGGAAATATGGAGGAATTGTGATGCCTACAGAAGGGAAGTCATTCACCAATCATCCCGGTGTTATTGATTTCCGCGGGAAAACGTATTTCTTTTATCACAATGGGGCATTGCCGGGCGGAAGCGGTTTTACAAGATCGGTAAGTCTGGAAGAACTTACATTCAATAAAGACGGTTCCATTTCACCGCTTAAAATGACCAACGGAATTACAAAAGCTATAGCAACAGTTAATCCTTATTCATTCAATCAGGCAGAAATGATTGCCTGGTCGGAAAATGTAAAATCCTATCAGAATAAAGAGGCTGGTGTTTTTATCAAAGCAAAGAAAAATGGGGCTTATAGCAGTGTAAAGAATGTTGATTTCCGGAAAAAAGGAGCTGCTGCCTTCTCTGCAAGAGTAGGAACTACCCATAATAGTGACGTCACAATGACCGTTCATCTGGATGCTGTGAACGGTCCGGTTGCCGCAACGGTAAAGGTTCCACTGACGGGTGGAGATGACCGCTGGGAAACCGTAAAAGTTCAGATGGCTGAAAAGATTACCGGCATTCATGATCTGTACTTTGTATTCAATGGAAAAGCCTCAACAGATATTATGTATTTCGATTACTGGACCTTTCTTGAAAATAATGAGTTATGAGAAAAAAAGTTTTATATATCGTATTCAGCCTGTTTCTGATCAGCAAAGGCTTTGCGCAGGTAGCAGAAATTTCAAGTCCGGATGGAGATTTGAAGCTTCATGTTTTTTCAGAAGACGGGAAAACGTCATATGATGTTATCCTTCAGGGAAAAGCAATGCTTGAAAAATCCCCGCTGGGCGTGGTAACCAATGAGTCCGATTTTTCAAAGGATCTGAAATTTGTGGACAGCAAAAAGGATATTGTTGCTAAGAAATATACGAATGAAAAAATCAAAAAATCTGAGATTGATTATAAGGCCAATACTTTATTGGTTAACTTCAGTAATGCAGACCAGCATCAGATCAGTATCGAATTTCAGGTCAGCAACAACAATATTGCTTTCCGCTACCATATTCCACCGATGAAAGAACGGCTCAGTGTTGTGGTACAGTCAGAAACTACAGGATACAGATTCCCGTCACAGACGACCACTTTTCTTTCACCTATGATGAAGCCGATGACGGGATTTGCCCGTACAGGGCCAAGTTATGAAAGTGGTTATAAAGCTGATGCTGAGCTGGGAATGCCATCCGATTATGGATACGTTTTCCCTGGCCTGTTCCATATTGGAAATGAGGGCTGGGTATTGCTTTCCGAGACAGGAGTGAACAGTACGTATTGTGCTTCACACCTTGAAACCACAGCAGAAAAAAATCTTTACAAAGTAGCGTATCCGAATATTGCTGAAAATAACGGTTTCGGAAGTACCGGAGCAGCCGTCTCTCTTCCCGGAAAGACACCATGGAGAACAATTACAGTGGGGAATTCTTTAAGACCTGTTGTGGAGACCACAATTCCTTTTGATGTGGTAGATCCGATGTACGAGCCTTCACAGGAGTATCAGTTCGGAAAATCTACCTGGAGCTGGATTCTGTGGCAGGATAACAGTATGAACTATGATGATCAGGTGAAATTCATAGACCTTGCTGCTGCGCTGAAATATCAGTTTATTCTTATCGATGCGCTTTGGGATAAAAATATAGGTAAAGACCGTATGAAAGAGCTTATTCAATATGCAAAATCGAAAAATGTCGGGGTATTGCTTTGGTACAATTCCAATGGAGCAGCCAATGATGCACCGATGGGACCGAGAAACAAAATGAATTCATCCATTGAACGGAAAAAAGAAATGAAATGGCTGAAAGATGTCGGTGTAAAAGGACTGAAAGTGGATTTCTTTGGAGGAGACAAACAGGAAACCATGCGTCTTTACGAAGATATTCTGTCGGATGCCAACGATTTTGGATTAACCATTATTTTCCATGGAGCCACTGTACCGAGAGGCTGGGAAGTAATGTACCCGAATTATGCTGGAAGTGAGGCCGTTCTTGCCTCAGAAATGCTCTATTTCTCAGAAGATGTACGGAAACAGGAAGCTTTTTTTGCCACACTTCATCCTTTCATCAGAAATACAGTGGGAAGCATGGAGTTTGGCGGGACTTTCCTCAACAAATATTTAACGAAATCCAACAGGGATAAAAATAAAAGACATACTACGGACGGCTTTCAGCTGGCTACGGCAGTCCTGTTTCAGAATCCCGTTCAGATGTTTGGCATCATGCCGAATAACCTGACCGATGCTCCGGAATTTCAGCTCAGCTTTATGAAAGAAGTTCCAACACTTTGGGACGAAACAGTTTTCATAGACGGCTATCCCGGGAAATATGCTGTGGTTACGAGAAGACATGCGGATCAATGGTATGTGGCTGGCGTAAATGCCGAGAAGCAATCCCAAAAACTGAAAATAAAGCTTCCGATGTTCGCCGGGAAAAACCTGAAACTTATCAATGATGATGCAAAAGGAAATACATCAGAGAAAGAAGTAAAAGTAAATGCAAAAGGTGATTTTACGATTGAAATTCAGCCGCAGGGTGGTTTTGTACTGAAAAATTAAAGAAGTAAACCTTATAGGTTTTTAAAACCTATAAGGTTTGAAGAGATTAAAAGAATACAGTTTTTTTAAGGTTAAATAAAAACTGATTATGAATCATTTAAAAATATTTTTCTTATTGTGTTGTTTGGGTTTTGCCTGCAGATCTATGCTGCAGAACCGTTTATCAGTACTGAGAAAATCCCCGACGGAGGATTTGTAGTAAGAAATTAGAGATTAATAAAATAAAAAAGGAAAAATGCGCTTCAAAAACTTATACCTCTTCATCATTTCGGGATTTTTGGTTTCCTGCTCTTCCTCCCGTAGTCTGGAAAAGCAGTCATCCAAAGACCAGTGGCTCACTACCTGGGCAACGGCTCCCCAATTGGTGGAACCCAAAAATCTTCCGCCGGAACCGGGGCTTTCAGGAAATACCTTGCGTCAGATTGTGCGTGTATCTGTGGGTGGAAAAAAATTGCGGTTACGTTTTTCCAACAAATATTCCATGGATAGTCTGGCGGTAAAAGCGGTTTCCATTGCTGTGCCGTCCGATAGCAGCAATGTGGATGCAGCCACTATCAGGACATTAACGTTTGAGAATAAAAACAATTTTAAAATTGCTCCCGGTTCTGATATTTATTCTGATGAAGTGAACTTTAATATGAAGCCTAATTCGCTGCTGGCCATTACAATTTCCTATGCAAAAGTAACCCAATCTGTCACCGGACATCCGGGTTCAAGAACAACCTCTTTTATTGTTAAAGGTGAGCAGGCGAGTTCAGCAGTATTTAAAGATCCTGTAAAAACAGATCATTGGTATTCGCTTTTTAACATCGATGTAAAGACCGGTGAACCCTCGTATGCGGTGGCTATTATGGGAAATTCCATTACCGACGGAAGAGGATCGGGAACCAACAGACAGAATCGCTGGTCGGATATTTTTTCGCAGCGGTTACTGGCGAATCCTTCTACCGGGAATGTAAGTGTTCTTAATTTCGGGATTGGAGGGAATTGTGTGGTGCGCGGTGGCTTAGGCCCTACGGCATTAGACCGTTTCGATTATAATATCCTCAATCAGCAGGGCGTAAAATGGTTGATCATTCTGGAAGGAGTGAATGATCTAGGAGGAACAAGAGATCCTGATGACGCTTCCAAAAGAACAGAAGAACTGATTGCTGCTTACCAGGTGATGATTGATAAGGCACATGCTAAGGGAATTAAAGTGTACGGAGCAACGATTCTTCCTTTCGGAAAGTCATTTTACGACAAACCTTTCCGTATTGAGGCCTGGAAAAAAGTAAACGACTGGATCAGGAACAGCGGGAAGTTTGATGCCGTCATCGATTTTGCAACACACATGCAAAGTGAAAATCCGGAAGTCATCTTAAACGATATGCACGATCATGATTTTCTTCACCCCAATGAGATCGGCTACAGGAGAATGGGAGAATTTGTGGATCTGAACTTATTTAAAAATTAAAATCAAAAAGATATAGTATGAATTTTACAAAAAACATTTCGTTGTTTCTTACGTTGTTGTTTATATTTTTTGTAAAAGCAACCGAACCATTTATTTCTTTTGCTAAGACAGAAAATTCGGTGGTGTTGAAAGAGCGTAATTCAGGTTTGATGCTTTTTT
The sequence above is drawn from the Chryseobacterium daecheongense genome and encodes:
- a CDS encoding glycoside hydrolase family 43 protein — encoded protein: MKNTIQYILGLCLIGFSEGLSAQNPIIQTNYTADPAPMVYNDRLYVYTTHDEDDSTWFTMNDWKVYSTNDMVNWTDHGTILSYKDFDWAKRDAWAAQCVERNGKFFLYVPMWSKTNNKGAIGVAVGNSPFGPFHDPLGKLLVQSEWGDIDPTVFVDDDGQAHMYWGNPKLKYVKLNEDMISYSGNITEVPMTEESFGKRDGKPNPERPTKYEEGPWLYKRKNLYYLFWPGGPLPEFIGYSTGKTAQGPWKYGGIVMPTEGKSFTNHPGVIDFRGKTYFFYHNGALPGGSGFTRSVSLEELTFNKDGSISPLKMTNGITKAIATVNPYSFNQAEMIAWSENVKSYQNKEAGVFIKAKKNGAYSSVKNVDFRKKGAAAFSARVGTTHNSDVTMTVHLDAVNGPVAATVKVPLTGGDDRWETVKVQMAEKITGIHDLYFVFNGKASTDIMYFDYWTFLENNEL
- a CDS encoding glycoside hydrolase family 97 catalytic domain-containing protein encodes the protein MRKKVLYIVFSLFLISKGFAQVAEISSPDGDLKLHVFSEDGKTSYDVILQGKAMLEKSPLGVVTNESDFSKDLKFVDSKKDIVAKKYTNEKIKKSEIDYKANTLLVNFSNADQHQISIEFQVSNNNIAFRYHIPPMKERLSVVVQSETTGYRFPSQTTTFLSPMMKPMTGFARTGPSYESGYKADAELGMPSDYGYVFPGLFHIGNEGWVLLSETGVNSTYCASHLETTAEKNLYKVAYPNIAENNGFGSTGAAVSLPGKTPWRTITVGNSLRPVVETTIPFDVVDPMYEPSQEYQFGKSTWSWILWQDNSMNYDDQVKFIDLAAALKYQFILIDALWDKNIGKDRMKELIQYAKSKNVGVLLWYNSNGAANDAPMGPRNKMNSSIERKKEMKWLKDVGVKGLKVDFFGGDKQETMRLYEDILSDANDFGLTIIFHGATVPRGWEVMYPNYAGSEAVLASEMLYFSEDVRKQEAFFATLHPFIRNTVGSMEFGGTFLNKYLTKSNRDKNKRHTTDGFQLATAVLFQNPVQMFGIMPNNLTDAPEFQLSFMKEVPTLWDETVFIDGYPGKYAVVTRRHADQWYVAGVNAEKQSQKLKIKLPMFAGKNLKLINDDAKGNTSEKEVKVNAKGDFTIEIQPQGGFVLKN
- a CDS encoding SGNH/GDSL hydrolase family protein, with product MRFKNLYLFIISGFLVSCSSSRSLEKQSSKDQWLTTWATAPQLVEPKNLPPEPGLSGNTLRQIVRVSVGGKKLRLRFSNKYSMDSLAVKAVSIAVPSDSSNVDAATIRTLTFENKNNFKIAPGSDIYSDEVNFNMKPNSLLAITISYAKVTQSVTGHPGSRTTSFIVKGEQASSAVFKDPVKTDHWYSLFNIDVKTGEPSYAVAIMGNSITDGRGSGTNRQNRWSDIFSQRLLANPSTGNVSVLNFGIGGNCVVRGGLGPTALDRFDYNILNQQGVKWLIILEGVNDLGGTRDPDDASKRTEELIAAYQVMIDKAHAKGIKVYGATILPFGKSFYDKPFRIEAWKKVNDWIRNSGKFDAVIDFATHMQSENPEVILNDMHDHDFLHPNEIGYRRMGEFVDLNLFKN